One Aegilops tauschii subsp. strangulata cultivar AL8/78 chromosome 7, Aet v6.0, whole genome shotgun sequence genomic window carries:
- the LOC109755790 gene encoding hydroxyproline O-galactosyltransferase HPGT3, which yields METLASVMRRDNRRFKPPPSSSAAAASAGRAPLVMAFLACLAWVYVAGRLWQDAQTRAVLSGLLQKSTSNLPKEISVDDKLRDLGCTGIGRKIAEAEMDIAKAKSEGYLWGNGTGGTGTEGSSRKKFLAVIGVYTGFGSRLKRNTFRGSWMPRGDALKTLEEKGVVIRFVIGRSPNRGDSLDRNINEENRKTNDFLILESHEEAAEELPKKVKFFFSAAIEAWDAEFYVKIDDNINLDLAGLIEMLNVRRGSHGLYMGCMKSGAVVSEEEQQWYEPEWWKFGDSRTYFRHAAGSLFILSNNLARYININSASLQSYAHDDISVGSWMMGLNATYVDDDRLCCLSAVQEKVCSFG from the exons ATGGAGACACTGGCGAGCGTCATGCGGCGGGACAACCGCCGCTTCAAGCCCccgccctcctcctccgccgccgccgcctccgccggcaGGGCCCCCCTCGTCATGGCCTTCCTCGCCTGCCTCGCCTGGGTGTACGTCGCCGGCCG GCTATGGCAGGACGCGCAGACCCGGGCGGTCCTCTCCGGCCTCCTGCAGAAGAGCACCAGCAAT CTCCCCAAGGAGATCTCGGTGGACGACAAGCTGAGGGACCTCGGATGCAC TGGGATTGGGAGGAAGATCGCCGAGGCGGAGATGGACATTGCCAAGGCCAAGAGCGAGGGCTACTTGTGGGGGAATGGGACTGGTGGTACTGGTACTGAGGGTTCCAGCAGGAAGAAGTTCCTTGCGGTCATTGGAGTTTACACTGGCTTTGGCTCCCGGCTCAAGAGGAACACCTTCCGCGGCTCCTGGATGCCCAGAG GTGATGCTTTAAAGACGCTTGAGGAAAAGGGTGTGGTTATTCGTTTTGTTATTGGCCGAAG TCCTAATCGAGGTGATAGCTTGGACCGTAATATCAATGAAGAAAACAGAAAGACAAATGATTTCTTGATTCTG GAAAGTCACGAGGAAGCTGCAGAGGAATTACCTAAAAAAGTTAAGTTTTTCTTCAGTGCAGCAATAGAAGCTTGGGATGCAGAGTTCTACGTCAAGATTGACGATAACATTAATCTTGACTTGG CTGGGTTAATTGAGATGCTTAACGTCCGTCGAGGTAGCCATGGGTTGTACATGGGCTGCATGAAATCAGGAGCTGTCGTTAGTGAAGA GGAGCAACAATGGTATGAACCTGAATGGTGGAAATTTGGAGATTCAAGGAC GTATTTTCGCCATGCTGCTGGTTCTTTATTTATCCTCTCAAACAATTTGGCTCGGTACATCAACATAAACAG TGCATCGCTGCAGAGCTATGCGCATGATGACATATCAGTTGGTTCATGGATGATGGGGCTTAATGCCACTTACGTTGATGACGACCGTCTGTGTTGCCTCAGTGCAGTAcaag AGAAAGTATGTTCGTTTGGATGA